The following proteins are encoded in a genomic region of Streptomyces lunaelactis:
- a CDS encoding TetR/AcrR family transcriptional regulator, with the protein MTPIRHNQSDADAVLDAARACVLAVGVRRTTLTDVARRAGVSRMTLYRRWPDVRTLVGDVMTREWIALAVGAMPENDPGPPPRTRLVDGLVAGVTAFRAHPLLHKILDVDPELLLPYVLDRRGASQDALLGLITGALTEGHADGSVRTMHTGLQARSLLLVAQSFTLSLRTMTDEADPELTETAFLGELRAILERTLTP; encoded by the coding sequence ATGACGCCCATTCGTCACAACCAATCGGACGCAGATGCCGTCCTCGACGCGGCACGCGCCTGCGTCCTCGCCGTCGGTGTGCGCCGGACGACCCTCACCGACGTCGCCCGCCGCGCCGGGGTCTCCCGCATGACGCTCTACCGCCGATGGCCGGACGTACGAACCCTGGTCGGCGACGTGATGACCCGGGAATGGATCGCGCTCGCCGTCGGCGCCATGCCCGAGAACGACCCCGGCCCCCCCCCCCGCACCCGCCTCGTCGACGGACTGGTCGCCGGCGTCACCGCCTTCCGCGCCCACCCGCTCCTCCACAAGATCCTCGACGTCGACCCCGAACTGCTCCTGCCCTATGTGCTCGACCGCCGCGGCGCCAGCCAGGACGCACTGCTCGGACTCATCACCGGAGCCCTCACCGAGGGCCACGCAGACGGATCCGTCCGCACCATGCACACCGGCCTGCAGGCCCGCTCACTGCTGCTGGTCGCGCAGTCCTTCACCCTGTCGCTGCGCACGATGACCGACGAGGCCGACCCCGAACTCACCGAGACAGCCTTCCTCGGCGAACTGCGGGCAATTCTGGAGAGGACCCTCACGCCATGA
- a CDS encoding glycerol-3-phosphate dehydrogenase/oxidase, whose translation MSSPTAPAPGASSLNAARRSRELAELADGTQVDVLIVGLGATGAGAALDAATRGLTVAAIDAHDLAFGTSRWSSKLIHGGLRYLATGQLDVAHESAVERGILMERTAPHLVRAQPFVLPLTPLVSRGQAALAWAGFRAGDLLRASARTARATLPAPRTLSAVETRHMAPALRPAGLRGGLLSWDGQLTDDARLVTAIARTAAAHGARILTRTRALSLSGTGARVRDELTGEELLIRARTVINATGVWAGGLVDDIRLRPSRGTHLVLRSEDLGSLTAGMHIPIPGEKNRFVLVLPQGDGRVYVGLTDEPVDGDIPDVPEVPETDIGFLLDVLGSALDVTVTRDDVVGAFAGLRPLLDTTSDSARTSDISRKHAVLTSPDGVVTVVGGKLTTYRRMAQDAVDAAVSVRNLAAGPSRTATLPLVGAARPGILATLDAPPPRPPLRVKPQIHAIGLADPHSRPVIPTHPVTGAELLWAVRHEGALDESDVLDRRTRIGLVPHDREAAHTAARDALTADLPPR comes from the coding sequence ATGAGCAGCCCGACCGCCCCCGCGCCCGGCGCGTCGTCACTCAACGCCGCCCGCCGCAGCCGCGAACTCGCCGAACTCGCCGACGGCACACAGGTCGACGTCCTCATCGTCGGCCTCGGAGCCACCGGCGCGGGAGCCGCCCTCGACGCCGCCACCCGCGGACTGACCGTCGCCGCGATCGACGCCCACGACCTCGCCTTCGGCACCTCCCGCTGGAGCTCCAAACTCATCCACGGCGGACTGCGCTACCTCGCCACCGGCCAGCTCGACGTCGCCCACGAAAGCGCCGTCGAACGCGGCATCCTCATGGAACGCACCGCCCCGCACCTGGTCCGCGCCCAGCCCTTCGTCCTGCCGCTCACCCCGCTCGTCTCCCGTGGTCAGGCCGCACTTGCCTGGGCCGGCTTCCGCGCCGGCGACCTGCTGCGCGCCTCAGCCCGCACCGCACGCGCCACCCTCCCCGCCCCGCGGACCCTCTCTGCTGTGGAGACCCGTCACATGGCCCCCGCGCTCCGGCCTGCCGGCCTGCGCGGCGGACTGCTGTCCTGGGACGGCCAACTCACCGACGACGCCCGCCTGGTGACCGCGATCGCCCGTACCGCGGCCGCCCATGGCGCGCGCATTCTCACCCGTACCCGCGCCCTCTCACTCAGTGGTACCGGCGCACGCGTCCGCGACGAACTCACCGGCGAGGAACTGCTGATCCGGGCGCGTACGGTGATCAACGCCACAGGCGTCTGGGCCGGCGGCCTCGTCGACGACATCCGCCTGCGCCCCTCCCGCGGCACGCATCTCGTCCTGCGCTCCGAGGACCTCGGCAGCCTCACCGCCGGCATGCACATCCCGATACCCGGCGAGAAAAACCGCTTCGTCCTCGTCCTGCCGCAGGGCGACGGCCGCGTGTACGTGGGGCTCACCGACGAACCCGTCGACGGCGACATCCCGGACGTACCCGAAGTGCCGGAGACCGACATCGGCTTCCTTCTCGATGTCCTCGGCTCCGCACTCGACGTCACTGTGACCCGGGACGACGTCGTGGGAGCCTTCGCGGGACTGCGCCCCCTCCTGGACACCACGTCAGACTCCGCACGCACTTCTGACATCTCCCGCAAGCACGCGGTGCTGACCTCACCCGACGGTGTCGTCACGGTCGTCGGCGGCAAGCTCACCACTTACCGGCGCATGGCTCAGGACGCCGTCGACGCCGCCGTCAGCGTACGCAATCTGGCCGCAGGCCCCAGCCGTACGGCCACCCTCCCGCTCGTCGGCGCCGCCCGCCCCGGCATACTCGCCACCCTCGACGCCCCGCCGCCTCGTCCGCCGCTACGGGTGAAGCCCCAGATCCACGCCATCGGCCTCGCCGACCCGCACTCGCGCCCCGTCATCCCCACCCACCCCGTCACCGGAGCCGAACTCCTGTGGGCTGTACGCCACGAGGGAGCCCTCGACGAGTCCGACGTCCTGGACCGCCGCACCCGCATCGGCCTGGTCCCGCACGACCGCGAGGCGGCGCACACCGCCGCCCGCGACGCGCTCACGGCTGACTTGCCGCCCCGCTGA
- a CDS encoding GNAT family N-acetyltransferase produces MPDAGPRGTAHPITLTDGTSTRTREVTPDDLGPIQALHRRCSQGSRALRYHTGKPELSPAGWRLLSDPERGTTLVTTTAECRDRIIAMTNVMRTDRPGVGEFAVLVEDEWQSKGLGTALAAHAADVARRDGHHTLTAAVAAVNIPMLHVLESLDVPPIRTPGPVLDVHIPLSQSP; encoded by the coding sequence ATGCCCGACGCCGGGCCTCGAGGCACCGCACACCCGATCACGCTGACCGACGGCACTTCCACTCGGACCCGGGAGGTGACACCCGATGACCTCGGACCGATCCAGGCGCTGCACCGCCGTTGCTCGCAGGGCAGCCGAGCCCTGCGATACCACACAGGTAAGCCCGAGCTATCTCCGGCCGGCTGGCGGCTGCTGTCCGACCCGGAGCGTGGGACCACCTTGGTGACCACCACTGCCGAGTGCAGGGACCGCATCATCGCCATGACCAACGTCATGCGCACCGACCGGCCAGGGGTGGGCGAATTTGCCGTGTTGGTAGAGGATGAGTGGCAGTCCAAGGGACTGGGCACCGCGCTGGCCGCACACGCGGCCGATGTGGCTCGCCGCGACGGCCACCACACCCTGACCGCCGCGGTCGCCGCGGTCAACATACCGATGCTTCACGTCCTGGAGAGTCTGGACGTACCGCCCATCCGCACCCCCGGGCCAGTCCTGGACGTCCACATACCGCTGTCGCAGAGCCCCTGA
- the aspA gene encoding aspartate ammonia-lyase → MATHDHVLHSGVRAEHDLLGDRDVPADAYYGIHTLRAVENFPITGTPISAYPDLITALACVKQAAALANRDLGLLDGRKADAIVGACEEIRAGKLHGEFVVDVIQGGAGTSTNMNANEVLANRALELLGHHKGEYGKLHPLEDVNAGQSTNDVYPTAVKIALDFTAQRLLDAMEVLRCAFAAKAEEFADVLKMGRTQLQDAVPMTLGQEFATYAVMLEEDHKRLTEACELIREINLGGTAIGTGLNTHPEYAALASRHLRTITGLPLTVAHDLVEATQDAGAFVQLSGVLKRIAVKLSKTCNDLRLLSCGPRAGFAEINLPPVQAGSSIMPGKVNPVVPEVVNQIAFEVIGNDIAVTMAAEAGQLQLNAFEPVIAHSLLKSLTHLRAGCLTLAERCVTGITANKEHLAHLVAHSIGLATALNPHIGYEQATAIAQEALKTSRSVSELVLDKGLLTKDELQFILLPNNLVRPHVQTTTVGALGGPLPD, encoded by the coding sequence ATGGCCACGCACGACCACGTCCTCCACTCCGGCGTCCGCGCCGAGCACGATCTGCTCGGTGACCGGGACGTCCCCGCCGACGCCTACTACGGCATCCACACCCTGCGGGCGGTGGAGAACTTCCCCATCACCGGCACCCCCATCTCGGCCTACCCCGACCTCATCACCGCCCTCGCCTGCGTCAAGCAGGCGGCAGCCCTCGCCAATCGCGACCTCGGCCTGCTGGACGGCCGCAAGGCAGACGCAATCGTCGGCGCCTGCGAGGAGATCCGTGCCGGGAAGCTCCACGGCGAGTTTGTGGTCGACGTGATCCAGGGCGGCGCGGGCACCTCGACGAACATGAACGCCAACGAGGTCCTCGCCAACCGCGCCCTGGAGCTCCTCGGTCACCACAAGGGCGAGTACGGCAAGCTGCACCCGCTCGAGGACGTCAACGCGGGACAGAGCACCAACGACGTCTACCCGACCGCCGTCAAGATCGCCCTCGACTTCACCGCTCAGCGTCTGCTGGACGCCATGGAGGTACTCCGCTGCGCCTTCGCCGCGAAGGCTGAGGAGTTCGCGGACGTCCTGAAGATGGGCCGTACCCAACTGCAGGACGCCGTGCCCATGACCCTGGGCCAGGAGTTCGCCACGTACGCCGTGATGCTGGAGGAGGACCACAAGCGCCTCACCGAGGCATGCGAGTTGATCCGCGAGATCAACCTGGGCGGCACCGCCATCGGCACCGGTCTCAACACCCATCCCGAGTACGCGGCGCTGGCTTCCCGGCATCTGCGCACCATCACCGGACTTCCGCTGACGGTCGCACACGACCTCGTGGAAGCCACCCAGGACGCCGGCGCATTCGTCCAACTGTCAGGAGTGCTGAAGAGGATCGCCGTCAAGCTGTCCAAGACCTGCAACGACCTTCGGCTGCTCTCCTGCGGACCACGCGCAGGCTTCGCCGAGATCAACCTGCCGCCGGTGCAGGCCGGTTCCAGCATCATGCCCGGCAAGGTGAACCCTGTCGTCCCCGAGGTGGTCAACCAGATCGCGTTCGAGGTCATCGGCAACGACATCGCGGTGACCATGGCCGCCGAGGCGGGCCAGCTCCAGCTGAACGCCTTCGAACCGGTCATCGCCCACAGCCTGCTGAAGAGTCTGACGCACCTGCGGGCCGGCTGTCTGACCCTTGCCGAGCGCTGCGTCACCGGCATCACCGCCAACAAAGAACACCTCGCCCACCTCGTCGCCCACTCCATCGGCCTGGCGACCGCGCTGAACCCGCACATCGGCTACGAGCAGGCCACGGCGATCGCCCAGGAAGCCTTGAAGACCAGCCGGAGCGTCTCTGAACTCGTCCTCGACAAGGGCCTGCTGACCAAGGACGAGCTTCAGTTCATCCTGCTCCCGAACAATCTCGTCCGTCCGCATGTCCAGACCACCACAGTGGGTGCGCTCGGCGGCCCGTTGCCTGACTGA
- a CDS encoding asparaginase, with the protein MGRVVVISTGGTIASRWQGSGFAADAHGQEVMATAAVPEGVTVEVVDLFSVNSPRLTTAHQLTLLRTVHEVLADPDVDGIVVTHGTDTLEESAFLVDLHHDDARPVVFTGAQLPLDAADGDGPGNLHDALLTAATTRGLGVLVAFDGKLHSARGTVKTQTLAADAFGDPSGARIGNIGFGRVSVLRHPQRPAGLALPGMPDALPRVDMVMHHCDADPLLLDAALNAGAQGIVLVATGAGNATPEIVEAIASATSRGVLVALTTRVPAGPVAEIYTHGGGVDLVAAGAVPTGTLRAGQARIAVLTALLAATDPQGRERVLRHALGEAVPADAHPSAERVPA; encoded by the coding sequence GTGGGACGCGTCGTCGTCATCAGCACCGGCGGGACGATAGCCAGCCGCTGGCAAGGTTCGGGGTTCGCCGCCGACGCGCACGGCCAAGAGGTCATGGCGACTGCCGCGGTGCCCGAGGGCGTCACCGTCGAGGTCGTCGATCTGTTCAGCGTGAACAGCCCCCGTCTCACCACCGCTCACCAGCTCACCCTGCTCCGCACGGTCCACGAGGTGCTTGCCGACCCCGACGTGGACGGCATCGTCGTCACCCACGGCACCGACACCCTGGAGGAGTCGGCGTTTCTGGTCGACCTCCACCACGACGACGCGCGCCCGGTCGTCTTCACCGGCGCCCAGCTTCCGCTCGACGCGGCAGACGGCGACGGACCGGGCAACCTCCACGACGCGCTGCTGACCGCCGCGACGACGCGTGGTCTTGGGGTACTGGTCGCCTTCGACGGCAAGCTGCACTCCGCCCGCGGCACCGTCAAGACGCAGACGCTGGCCGCCGACGCCTTCGGCGACCCGTCCGGCGCCCGCATCGGGAACATCGGCTTCGGCCGGGTCTCCGTACTGCGCCACCCCCAGCGCCCGGCGGGGCTGGCCCTGCCCGGCATGCCGGACGCCCTGCCCCGAGTCGACATGGTGATGCACCACTGCGACGCCGACCCGCTCCTGCTGGACGCTGCCTTGAACGCGGGGGCCCAGGGAATCGTCCTGGTGGCCACCGGCGCCGGCAACGCCACCCCCGAGATCGTCGAGGCCATCGCCTCCGCGACCTCCCGTGGCGTGCTCGTCGCCCTGACAACCCGTGTCCCGGCCGGACCTGTCGCCGAGATCTACACCCACGGCGGCGGGGTCGACCTCGTGGCCGCGGGTGCCGTGCCGACCGGCACGCTGCGGGCAGGCCAGGCCCGGATTGCGGTGCTCACCGCGCTGCTCGCCGCCACCGACCCGCAAGGGCGGGAACGGGTGCTGCGCCACGCGCTCGGCGAGGCCGTGCCGGCGGACGCCCACCCGTCGGCCGAACGCGTTCCGGCATAG
- a CDS encoding Lrp/AsnC family transcriptional regulator codes for MDEIDRDILRELQSDGRLSNQELAQRVGLTPSPCMRRVRQLEQDGVIQGYRAVIDPEAVGRSFEVLVSIEVKRDREVVEAFEAGLQDIPDVIEAYRLFGSPGCLLRIAVADLRAYERLWIEKLTSLSGVTEVNSQIIMKRIKEPRGLPVDG; via the coding sequence ATGGACGAGATCGACCGAGATATCTTGCGTGAGCTTCAGAGTGATGGACGGCTGAGCAATCAGGAGCTGGCGCAGCGGGTGGGTCTGACCCCCTCGCCGTGCATGCGCCGCGTCCGGCAACTGGAGCAGGACGGAGTGATCCAGGGCTATCGCGCGGTGATCGACCCGGAGGCGGTCGGCCGGAGCTTCGAGGTCCTCGTCTCCATCGAGGTCAAGCGCGACCGTGAGGTGGTCGAGGCTTTTGAGGCCGGCCTCCAGGACATCCCCGACGTCATCGAGGCGTACCGACTCTTCGGCAGCCCGGGATGCCTGCTGCGTATCGCAGTCGCGGACCTGCGCGCGTACGAGCGGCTGTGGATCGAGAAGCTGACCTCGCTGTCCGGCGTCACGGAGGTCAACTCGCAGATCATCATGAAGCGGATCAAGGAGCCTCGCGGCCTGCCAGTGGACGGCTGA
- a CDS encoding DinB family protein, with translation MENEGARTDRLGLLLDQFDHAREMAQVRLTGLSDEEYLWEPVPGCWSIRRRGEAATPRAFGPGEWVLDKGDPDIPANEYGEIARQAAGGMTVAKIADDWSVSVERVEQILAHTGAPEPDETPITTIAWRLGHLHFCFAGGWEWTFGERRQEPKLLVDFTSSAALALERFWALIDRWRDSVAAVTDEQLDTVGFSQYPYGSDPDDPFITVLSGANLEFIHHMAEIALLRDLWRARFTTPG, from the coding sequence ATGGAGAATGAGGGCGCGCGGACCGACCGTTTGGGCTTACTGCTCGACCAGTTCGACCACGCCAGGGAGATGGCCCAGGTGCGGCTGACGGGGCTCAGCGACGAGGAGTACCTGTGGGAGCCGGTGCCCGGTTGCTGGTCGATCCGGCGCCGGGGCGAGGCGGCGACGCCCAGGGCGTTCGGGCCGGGCGAGTGGGTGCTCGACAAGGGCGACCCGGACATCCCGGCGAACGAGTACGGCGAGATCGCCCGGCAGGCCGCCGGCGGTATGACCGTCGCCAAGATCGCCGATGACTGGAGCGTGAGTGTCGAGCGGGTCGAGCAGATCCTCGCCCACACCGGTGCGCCGGAGCCCGACGAAACGCCGATCACCACCATCGCGTGGCGGCTGGGGCACCTGCACTTCTGCTTCGCGGGCGGATGGGAGTGGACCTTCGGTGAACGGCGGCAGGAGCCCAAGCTGCTGGTCGACTTCACCTCCTCCGCCGCCTTGGCACTCGAGCGGTTCTGGGCGCTGATCGACCGCTGGCGCGACAGCGTCGCCGCCGTCACCGACGAGCAGCTCGACACGGTCGGCTTCTCGCAGTACCCGTACGGCTCCGATCCCGACGACCCCTTCATCACCGTGCTGTCGGGGGCCAACCTCGAATTCATCCACCACATGGCCGAGATCGCGTTGCTCCGCGACCTGTGGCGGGCCCGCTTCACCACTCCCGGTTAG
- a CDS encoding short-chain fatty acyl-CoA regulator family protein: protein MSRTYAGARLRRLREERRLSQAELARVLAISPSYLNQMEHDSRPLTVPVLLRLTEAFGVDPGFFSERDTSRLVADLREALAAEVASARVSPTDLAELASRMPAVASVLLDLGRRSHALAERLAEAADGRGNEDPSLPRSPHEEIREFFYRRQNYLHDTDLAAEELARAAGVRPGEVVRSLSARLAERHGVRLATDSDRLHHFDPAARVLHLSNRLRPGQQAFRMATQLALLEFGDQLSALASEDYEEGSATWSLARIGVANYFAAALILPYTAFLTAAEEVRYDIERLTDRFGLGYETVCHRLSTLQRPRLRGVPFSFVRVDRAGNMSKRQSATGFHFSRAGGTCPLWNVYEAFAAPGRIHVQIAAMPDGQRYLWTARAVTRHRGGWGEPGKTFAIGLGCEVRHASRLVYSDGLDLDNTSAATPIGMGCRICERLDCPQRAVPPLGQTLTIDENSSTFVPYPVADGPDR from the coding sequence GTGAGCAGGACATACGCGGGAGCGCGGCTGCGGCGGTTGCGCGAGGAACGGCGGCTCAGCCAGGCAGAGCTGGCGCGCGTGCTGGCGATCTCGCCCAGCTACCTCAATCAGATGGAGCACGACTCCCGGCCCCTCACTGTGCCCGTGCTGCTGAGGCTGACCGAGGCGTTCGGCGTCGACCCGGGGTTCTTCTCGGAGCGAGACACCAGCAGACTCGTGGCCGACCTGCGGGAAGCCCTCGCGGCCGAGGTCGCCTCAGCCCGGGTGTCGCCGACCGACCTCGCGGAACTGGCATCCCGTATGCCGGCCGTGGCCTCGGTCCTGCTCGATCTCGGCCGGCGCAGCCACGCTCTGGCCGAGCGGCTGGCCGAAGCGGCGGACGGTCGCGGCAACGAGGACCCGTCGCTGCCGCGCTCACCGCACGAGGAGATTCGCGAGTTCTTCTACCGGCGGCAGAACTACCTTCATGACACCGACCTCGCCGCGGAAGAACTCGCCCGTGCCGCCGGCGTCCGCCCCGGTGAAGTGGTGCGGTCGCTCTCCGCGCGTCTCGCCGAGCGGCACGGAGTCCGCCTCGCCACAGACTCCGACCGGCTGCATCACTTCGACCCCGCCGCCCGGGTCCTGCATCTGTCCAACCGGCTGCGCCCCGGCCAGCAGGCGTTCCGCATGGCCACCCAGCTCGCCCTGCTCGAGTTCGGCGACCAGTTGTCCGCGCTTGCGTCGGAGGACTACGAGGAGGGCTCCGCCACCTGGTCGCTCGCCAGGATCGGTGTGGCGAACTACTTCGCCGCCGCACTGATCCTGCCGTACACCGCCTTCCTCACGGCGGCGGAGGAGGTCCGCTACGACATCGAACGGCTCACCGACCGCTTCGGCCTCGGCTACGAGACCGTCTGCCACCGCCTCAGCACCCTCCAGCGGCCACGCCTGCGCGGAGTTCCGTTCTCCTTCGTACGCGTCGACCGCGCCGGCAACATGTCCAAGCGCCAGTCGGCCACCGGCTTCCACTTCTCCCGCGCCGGCGGCACCTGCCCCCTGTGGAACGTGTACGAGGCCTTCGCCGCCCCCGGCCGGATCCACGTCCAGATCGCCGCCATGCCGGACGGACAGCGCTATCTGTGGACCGCCCGCGCCGTCACCCGCCACCGCGGCGGCTGGGGCGAGCCCGGCAAGACCTTCGCCATCGGCCTCGGCTGCGAGGTCCGCCACGCCTCCCGGCTCGTCTACTCCGACGGCCTCGACCTCGACAACACCTCCGCAGCCACCCCCATCGGCATGGGCTGCCGCATCTGCGAACGTCTCGACTGCCCGCAACGCGCCGTGCCACCTCTCGGCCAGACGCTCACCATCGACGAGAACAGCAGCACCTTCGTGCCGTATCCCGTGGCGGACGGGCCGGACCGATAA
- the aceA gene encoding isocitrate lyase codes for MAQAGTTTATAEELAERWATDPRWKGVERTYTAEEVVRLSGSVREEHTLARRGAERLWRQLHEQDYIHALGALTGGQAVQQVKAGLQAIYLSGWQVAADANQAGHTYPDQSLYPVNSVPQVVRRINNALLRADQIATAEGGADTTDWLAPIVADAEAGFGGPLNAFELTKAMIAAGAAGIHYEDQLASEKKCGHLGGKVLVPTAQHVRTLNAARLAADIADVPTLIVARTDALAANLLTSDVDERDAQFVTGERTAEGFYRVRNGMAPVIARGLAYAPYADLIWVETGTPDLAQAREFAEAIHAEHPDQMLAYNCSPSFNWKASLDDDQIAKFQRELGAMGYRFQFITLAGFHSLNHGMFDLAKGYAEHGMTAYVDLQEREFAAQEQGFTAVKHQREVGTGYFDLVSTAVNPASSTTALTGSTEEEQFH; via the coding sequence ATGGCGCAGGCAGGGACGACGACGGCGACGGCCGAAGAGCTGGCAGAGCGATGGGCGACGGATCCGAGGTGGAAGGGCGTCGAGCGCACCTACACCGCGGAGGAGGTCGTGCGGCTGTCGGGCAGCGTCCGTGAGGAGCACACTCTGGCCCGGCGCGGGGCCGAGCGGCTGTGGCGCCAGCTGCACGAGCAGGACTACATCCACGCGCTGGGCGCGTTGACCGGCGGTCAGGCCGTGCAGCAGGTCAAGGCCGGTCTGCAGGCCATCTACCTGTCCGGCTGGCAGGTCGCCGCCGACGCCAACCAGGCCGGCCACACCTACCCCGACCAGTCCCTGTACCCGGTCAACTCGGTGCCGCAGGTCGTGCGCCGGATCAACAACGCGCTGCTGCGCGCCGACCAGATCGCCACCGCCGAAGGCGGTGCGGACACCACCGACTGGCTCGCGCCGATCGTCGCCGACGCCGAGGCCGGCTTCGGCGGCCCGCTCAACGCCTTCGAGCTCACCAAGGCGATGATCGCCGCGGGCGCGGCCGGAATCCACTACGAGGACCAGCTCGCCTCCGAGAAGAAGTGCGGCCACCTCGGCGGCAAGGTCCTGGTGCCCACAGCCCAGCATGTCCGCACCCTCAACGCCGCCCGTCTCGCCGCCGACATCGCCGATGTCCCGACCTTGATCGTCGCCCGCACGGACGCGCTCGCCGCGAACCTGCTGACCAGTGACGTGGATGAGCGCGACGCCCAGTTCGTGACGGGTGAGCGCACCGCAGAGGGCTTCTACCGGGTGCGGAACGGCATGGCCCCGGTCATCGCCCGCGGCCTCGCCTACGCCCCTTATGCCGACCTCATCTGGGTCGAGACCGGCACCCCGGACCTGGCCCAGGCCCGCGAGTTCGCGGAAGCGATCCACGCCGAGCACCCGGACCAGATGCTGGCCTACAACTGCTCGCCCTCCTTCAACTGGAAGGCCTCCCTGGACGACGACCAGATCGCCAAGTTCCAGCGTGAGCTGGGCGCGATGGGCTACCGCTTCCAGTTCATCACCCTGGCCGGCTTCCACTCCCTCAACCACGGCATGTTCGACCTGGCCAAGGGCTACGCCGAGCACGGCATGACCGCCTATGTCGACCTGCAGGAGCGTGAGTTCGCCGCGCAGGAGCAGGGATTCACCGCGGTCAAGCATCAGCGTGAGGTCGGCACCGGCTACTTCGACCTGGTCTCCACGGCCGTCAACCCCGCCTCCTCGACCACGGCGCTGACCGGCTCCACCGAGGAAGAGCAGTTCCACTAA
- the aceB gene encoding malate synthase A, producing the protein MSTTALTSTVQVLGAPGDRHDEILIPAALEFIGRLDAAFAGRRFELLAERRRRAERLASGTPLDFSRATPAVRAAPDWRVAPPAPGLVDRRVEITGPPERRMTVNALNSGAQVWMADFEDAMSPTWDNIVRGQLNLLDAIERRIDCTTPEGKAYRLGDDLATIMVRPRGWHLTEKHLVIDGRPVPASLVDFGLYFFHCAQRQIDAGSGPYFYLPKLENHYEARLWNDVFVLAQELLGIPRGTVRATVLIETITAAFEMEEILHELREHSAGLNAGRWDYLFSLIKNFAHRPDFVLPDRAKVTMTAPFLRAYTELLVRTCHKRGAHAIGGMAAQVPSRDAQANEAALAKVRLDKEREAEDGFDGSWVAHPGLVPVCNDVFDGVLGERPHQIERTRDDVHVTAADLVAVRRTAGPPTPEGIRANIAVALRYFDAWLRGSGAVALYGLMEDAATAEIARCQIWQWIRHGLVERDTVVELLDDEIAALGAEYPWARVDEVRAIFERTAMARDLPAFFTPDAYARNLVHRSAVQS; encoded by the coding sequence ATGTCAACCACCGCTCTGACCAGCACAGTCCAGGTCCTCGGCGCACCGGGTGACCGCCACGACGAGATCCTCATCCCCGCGGCTCTGGAGTTCATCGGCCGCCTCGACGCGGCCTTCGCCGGCCGGCGCTTCGAACTCCTCGCCGAGCGCCGCCGCCGCGCCGAGCGGCTCGCCTCCGGCACGCCGCTCGACTTCTCGCGCGCCACCCCGGCCGTCCGCGCCGCGCCCGACTGGCGGGTCGCCCCGCCCGCGCCGGGCCTCGTAGACCGCCGGGTGGAAATCACCGGCCCGCCCGAGCGGCGCATGACCGTCAACGCCCTCAACTCCGGCGCGCAGGTGTGGATGGCGGACTTCGAGGACGCCATGTCGCCGACCTGGGACAACATCGTCCGCGGCCAGCTGAACCTGCTCGACGCCATCGAGCGCCGCATCGACTGCACCACGCCCGAGGGCAAGGCGTACCGGCTCGGCGACGACCTGGCGACCATCATGGTCCGCCCACGGGGCTGGCACCTCACCGAGAAGCACCTCGTCATCGACGGCCGCCCCGTCCCCGCTTCACTCGTCGACTTCGGCCTGTACTTCTTCCACTGCGCCCAGCGGCAGATCGACGCCGGGTCCGGCCCGTACTTCTACCTCCCCAAGCTGGAGAACCACTACGAAGCCCGCCTGTGGAACGACGTCTTCGTCCTCGCGCAGGAACTGCTCGGCATTCCCCGCGGCACCGTCCGCGCCACCGTCCTCATCGAGACGATCACCGCCGCGTTCGAGATGGAGGAGATACTCCACGAGCTCCGCGAACACAGCGCGGGGCTCAACGCGGGCCGTTGGGACTATCTCTTCAGCCTGATCAAGAACTTCGCCCACCGCCCCGACTTCGTCCTCCCGGACCGGGCGAAGGTCACCATGACCGCGCCGTTCCTGCGGGCCTACACCGAGTTGCTGGTGCGCACCTGTCACAAGCGTGGCGCACACGCCATCGGCGGCATGGCCGCCCAGGTCCCCAGCCGCGACGCGCAGGCCAACGAGGCGGCCCTCGCCAAGGTCCGGCTCGACAAGGAACGCGAGGCCGAGGACGGCTTCGACGGCTCGTGGGTCGCCCACCCCGGCCTCGTGCCCGTCTGCAATGACGTGTTCGACGGCGTGCTGGGCGAGCGGCCCCACCAGATCGAGCGCACCCGCGACGACGTCCACGTCACCGCCGCCGACCTCGTCGCTGTCCGCCGCACTGCCGGCCCGCCCACCCCCGAGGGCATCCGCGCCAACATCGCCGTCGCCCTGCGCTACTTCGACGCCTGGCTGCGCGGCAGCGGAGCCGTCGCCCTGTACGGACTGATGGAGGACGCCGCCACCGCCGAGATCGCCCGCTGCCAGATCTGGCAGTGGATACGCCACGGCCTCGTCGAGCGCGACACGGTGGTCGAACTGCTGGACGACGAGATCGCGGCCCTCGGGGCCGAGTACCCCTGGGCCCGAGTGGACGAAGTCCGAGCCATCTTCGAACGCACCGCAATGGCACGGGACTTGCCGGCCTTCTTCACCCCCGACGCCTACGCCCGCAACCTCGTCCACCGATCGGCGGTGCAGTCATGA